One segment of Mycolicibacterium baixiangningiae DNA contains the following:
- the metH gene encoding methionine synthase, translated as MVIDGAMGTAIQRDRPDEDGYRGDRFREWPTALQGNNDLLTLTQPQIIEGIHREYLQAGADILETNTFNANAISLSDYDMHELAYELNYAGAALARKAADEFSTPEKPRYVAGAIGPTTRTASISPDVNDPGARNVSYDQLVAAYLEAANGLVDGGADLLIIETIFDSLNAKAAVFAIETLFEERGRRWPLIISGTITDASGRTLSGQVTEAFWNAIRHAKPLAVGLNCALGAPEMRPYIAEVARIADTFVSCYPNAGLPNAFGEYDESPERQAGYIADFAEAGLVNLVGGCCGTTPEHIAEIARVVEGKPQRELPEIPVATRLSGLEPLNITDDSLFVNIGERTNITGSARFRNLIKAEDYDTALSVALQQVEVGAQVIDINMDEGMIDGVAAMDRFTKLIAAEPDISRVPVMIDSSKWEVIEAGLKNVQGKPIVNSISMKEGEEKFIREARLCRKYGAAVVVMAFDEQGQADNLERRKEICGRAYRILTEEVGFPPEDIIFDPNCFALATGIEEHATYGIDFIEACAWIKENLPGVHISGGISNVSFSFRGNNPVREAIHAVFLYHAIKAGLDMGIVNAGSLVPYDSIDPELRDRIEDVVLNRREDAAERLLEIAERFNKSEKTEDPKAAEWRSLPVRERITHALVKGIDANVETDTEELRAEIEGAGGRPIEVIEGPLMDGMNVVGDLFGAGKMFLPQVVKSARVMKKAVAYLLPFIEAEKEASGAAAGKDTNGTIIMATVKGDVHDIGKNIVGVVLQCNNFEVIDLGVMVPAQKILDAAKEHDADIIGLSGLITPSLDEMVNFAVEMERQGLDIPLLIGGATTSRAHTAVKVSPRRSGPVVWVKDASRSVPVAAALLDDKQRPALLEATEKDYASLRERHAQKNERPMLTLEKARANRTPIEWDGYTPPVPAQGLGVREFLDYDIAELREYIDWQPFFNAWEMKGRFPDILNNPVSGETARKLYDDAQEMLDTLIKEKWLTANGVIGFFPANAVGSGFEEDIEVYTDETRTEVLTTLHNLRQQGEHRDGIPNRSLGDFIAPKETGLRDYVGAFAVTAGLGSSDKIAEFKADNDDYSAILLESLADRLAEAFAERMHQRVRKEFWGFQPDEQLDNEALIGEKYVGIRPAPGYPACPEHTEKATLWELMDVQERTGIELTESMAMWPGAAVSGWYFSHPQSQYFVVGRIAQDQVADYAKRKGWTLKEAERWLAPNLGYNPED; from the coding sequence ATGGTGATCGACGGCGCGATGGGCACAGCGATCCAGCGGGACCGGCCGGACGAGGATGGTTACCGCGGCGACCGGTTCAGGGAGTGGCCGACCGCGCTGCAGGGCAACAACGACCTGCTCACGCTCACGCAGCCCCAGATCATCGAGGGGATCCACCGCGAGTACCTCCAGGCGGGCGCGGACATCCTGGAGACCAACACGTTCAATGCGAACGCGATATCGCTCTCCGATTACGACATGCATGAGCTGGCCTACGAGCTGAACTACGCCGGCGCCGCGTTGGCCCGAAAGGCCGCCGACGAGTTCAGCACCCCCGAGAAGCCGCGCTACGTCGCCGGCGCCATCGGGCCGACGACGCGGACCGCGTCGATATCACCGGACGTCAACGATCCCGGCGCCCGCAACGTCTCCTACGACCAGCTCGTCGCCGCCTACCTCGAAGCCGCCAACGGCCTGGTCGACGGCGGTGCCGATCTGCTCATCATCGAGACGATCTTCGACTCGCTGAACGCCAAGGCGGCGGTGTTCGCCATCGAGACGCTGTTCGAGGAGCGCGGCCGCCGCTGGCCGCTGATCATCTCGGGAACCATCACCGATGCGTCCGGGCGGACGTTGTCCGGTCAGGTCACCGAAGCGTTCTGGAACGCGATCAGGCACGCGAAGCCGCTCGCGGTCGGGCTCAACTGCGCCCTCGGCGCGCCGGAGATGAGGCCCTACATCGCCGAGGTGGCGCGGATTGCCGACACGTTCGTGTCCTGCTACCCGAATGCCGGGCTGCCCAACGCGTTCGGAGAGTACGACGAGTCCCCGGAGCGTCAGGCCGGCTACATCGCAGACTTCGCCGAGGCCGGCCTGGTCAACCTGGTCGGTGGTTGCTGCGGAACGACGCCGGAGCACATCGCCGAGATCGCCAGGGTCGTCGAGGGTAAGCCGCAGCGTGAGCTGCCGGAGATCCCGGTCGCCACCCGGCTTTCGGGCCTCGAGCCGCTCAACATCACCGACGACTCGCTGTTCGTCAACATCGGCGAGCGCACCAATATCACCGGGTCCGCACGGTTCCGCAACCTGATCAAGGCCGAGGACTACGACACCGCCCTGTCGGTCGCCCTGCAGCAGGTCGAGGTCGGTGCCCAAGTCATCGACATCAACATGGACGAGGGCATGATCGACGGCGTCGCCGCGATGGACCGGTTCACCAAGCTGATCGCGGCCGAGCCGGACATCAGCCGCGTCCCGGTGATGATCGACTCCTCGAAGTGGGAGGTCATCGAGGCGGGCCTGAAGAACGTGCAGGGCAAGCCGATCGTCAACTCGATCTCCATGAAGGAGGGCGAGGAGAAGTTCATCCGCGAAGCCCGGCTGTGCCGCAAGTACGGCGCTGCCGTCGTCGTGATGGCCTTCGACGAGCAGGGTCAGGCCGACAACCTCGAGCGCCGCAAGGAGATCTGCGGGCGCGCCTACCGGATCCTGACCGAAGAGGTCGGCTTCCCGCCTGAGGACATCATCTTCGACCCGAACTGCTTCGCGCTGGCGACCGGAATCGAGGAGCACGCGACGTACGGGATCGACTTCATCGAGGCCTGCGCCTGGATCAAGGAGAACCTGCCCGGGGTGCACATCTCCGGCGGCATCTCGAACGTGTCGTTCTCGTTCCGCGGCAACAACCCCGTCCGCGAGGCCATCCACGCGGTGTTCCTCTACCACGCCATCAAGGCCGGCCTGGACATGGGCATCGTCAACGCGGGCTCGCTGGTGCCGTATGACTCGATCGACCCCGAGCTGCGCGACCGCATCGAGGACGTCGTGCTGAACCGTCGCGAGGACGCGGCCGAACGGCTGCTGGAGATCGCCGAACGGTTCAACAAGTCGGAGAAAACGGAGGACCCCAAGGCAGCCGAGTGGCGATCTCTCCCGGTCCGCGAGCGGATCACGCACGCCCTGGTGAAGGGCATCGACGCCAACGTCGAGACCGACACCGAGGAACTGCGGGCCGAGATCGAGGGCGCAGGTGGTCGCCCGATCGAGGTGATCGAGGGCCCGCTGATGGACGGCATGAACGTCGTCGGTGACCTCTTCGGTGCGGGCAAGATGTTCCTTCCCCAGGTCGTGAAGTCGGCCCGGGTGATGAAGAAGGCCGTGGCCTATCTGCTGCCGTTCATCGAGGCGGAGAAGGAAGCGTCCGGCGCTGCAGCCGGGAAAGACACCAACGGCACGATCATCATGGCCACCGTCAAGGGCGACGTGCACGACATCGGCAAGAACATCGTCGGGGTCGTCCTGCAGTGCAACAACTTCGAAGTGATCGACCTCGGTGTGATGGTGCCCGCCCAGAAGATCCTCGACGCGGCGAAGGAGCACGACGCCGACATCATCGGGCTGTCCGGCCTGATCACGCCCTCCCTGGACGAGATGGTCAACTTCGCCGTCGAGATGGAGCGCCAAGGGCTGGACATCCCGCTGCTGATCGGTGGCGCGACCACGTCGCGCGCCCACACCGCCGTGAAGGTGTCGCCGCGTCGTAGCGGTCCGGTGGTCTGGGTCAAGGACGCTTCCCGCTCGGTGCCGGTCGCTGCTGCGCTGCTGGACGACAAGCAGCGGCCTGCGCTGCTGGAGGCCACCGAGAAGGATTACGCGTCGCTTCGCGAACGGCATGCTCAGAAGAACGAGCGGCCGATGCTGACGCTGGAGAAGGCTCGGGCGAACCGGACGCCGATCGAATGGGACGGCTACACGCCGCCGGTGCCCGCCCAGGGTCTCGGCGTGCGCGAGTTCCTCGACTACGACATCGCCGAGCTCCGCGAGTACATCGACTGGCAGCCGTTCTTCAACGCCTGGGAGATGAAGGGCCGCTTCCCCGACATCCTCAACAACCCGGTCTCGGGCGAGACGGCCCGCAAGCTGTACGACGACGCCCAGGAGATGCTCGACACCCTGATCAAGGAGAAGTGGCTGACGGCCAACGGCGTCATCGGATTCTTCCCGGCGAACGCGGTCGGCTCGGGTTTTGAAGAAGACATCGAGGTCTACACCGACGAGACCCGCACCGAGGTGCTCACCACGCTGCACAACCTGCGTCAGCAGGGCGAGCACCGCGACGGCATCCCCAACCGGAGCCTCGGCGACTTCATCGCCCCCAAAGAAACGGGTCTCCGGGACTACGTCGGCGCATTCGCCGTCACTGCGGGCCTCGGCAGTAGCGACAAGATCGCGGAGTTCAAGGCAGACAACGACGACTACAGCGCGATCCTGCTGGAGTCGCTCGCCGACCGGCTGGCCGAGGCGTTCGCCGAACGGATGCACCAGCGGGTCCGCAAGGAGTTCTGGGGATTCCAGCCTGACGAGCAGTTGGACAACGAGGCGCTCATCGGTGAGAAGTACGTGGGAATCCGCCCAGCCCCCGGTTACCCTGCCTGCCCGGAGCACACCGAGAAGGCGACGCTCTGGGAGCTGATGGACGTCCAGGAGCGCACCGGCATCGAGCTGACGGAGTCGATGGCGATGTGGCCCGGTGCTGCCGTCAGCGGGTGGTACTTCTCGCACCCGCAGTCGCAGTACTTCGTGGTCGGCCGGATCGCCCAGGACCAGGTCGCCGACTACGCCAAGCGCAAGGGCTGGACCCTGAAGGAAGCCGAGCGCTGGCTCGCCCCCAACCTCGGCTACAACCCGGAGGACTGA
- a CDS encoding FAD-containing oxidoreductase, translated as MSSEATTFDAIIIGAGQAGPPLAGRLTEAGQTVAVIERKLVGGTCVNYGCIPTKTLVASAHAAHLARRGAEFGVGTGDVTVDMTKVKARKDEIMLGDRNGVESWLTGMDGCTFLRGHARFEDPHTVRVDDQVLKADRIFLNVGGRAVVPDLPGLEDIDYLTNVGILDLDTLPEHLVIVGGSYIALEFAQMYRRFGARVTVLEHGPRLTSREDEDVSAAIKDILEAEGIDIVVNARDIRLTKCDNGFEVVPTEGAEPIAGSHLLVAVGRQPNTDDLGLDAAGVQTDERGYIVVDDQLRTSADHIWAMGDCNGKGAFTHTSYNDFEIVAANLLDDDPRRVSDRVTTYALYVDPPLGRAGMTVAQVRASGRKALVGKRPMTRVGRAVEKGETQGFMKVVVDAETEEILGAAILGVGGDEVVHAILDIMTAKKPYTAISRTMHIHPTVSELVPTMLQDLKPLT; from the coding sequence ATGTCAAGCGAAGCAACGACTTTCGATGCCATCATCATCGGCGCGGGGCAGGCCGGGCCGCCGCTGGCCGGCCGGTTGACCGAGGCGGGCCAGACCGTCGCCGTCATCGAGCGCAAACTCGTCGGCGGTACCTGCGTGAACTACGGATGCATTCCGACCAAGACATTGGTGGCCAGCGCCCATGCGGCCCACCTGGCCCGGCGGGGTGCCGAATTCGGTGTCGGCACCGGCGATGTGACCGTCGACATGACGAAGGTCAAAGCGCGCAAGGACGAGATCATGCTCGGCGACCGCAACGGCGTCGAATCATGGTTGACGGGGATGGACGGGTGCACGTTCCTGCGGGGCCACGCCCGGTTCGAAGATCCGCACACCGTGCGCGTGGACGATCAGGTGCTCAAGGCCGATCGCATCTTCCTCAACGTCGGCGGCCGGGCGGTGGTGCCCGATCTGCCGGGCCTCGAGGACATCGACTACCTGACCAACGTGGGCATCCTGGACCTCGACACCCTGCCCGAGCATCTGGTGATCGTCGGCGGTAGCTACATCGCACTGGAATTCGCGCAGATGTACCGCCGCTTCGGCGCGCGGGTGACGGTGCTCGAACACGGTCCCCGGCTGACGTCGCGCGAAGACGAGGACGTGTCGGCGGCGATCAAGGACATCCTGGAGGCCGAAGGCATCGACATCGTCGTCAATGCCAGGGACATCCGACTCACCAAGTGTGACAACGGGTTCGAGGTCGTGCCGACAGAGGGCGCAGAACCCATCGCCGGCAGTCACCTGCTCGTCGCGGTGGGTAGGCAACCCAACACCGACGATCTCGGACTCGACGCCGCAGGCGTGCAGACCGACGAGCGCGGCTACATCGTGGTCGACGACCAACTGCGCACCAGCGCCGACCACATCTGGGCGATGGGGGACTGCAACGGCAAGGGGGCGTTCACCCACACCTCCTACAACGATTTCGAGATCGTCGCCGCGAACCTCCTCGACGACGATCCGCGGCGAGTCAGCGACCGGGTCACCACCTACGCGCTCTACGTCGACCCGCCCCTGGGGCGCGCCGGCATGACCGTCGCGCAGGTCCGGGCGTCCGGCCGCAAGGCGCTGGTGGGCAAACGCCCCATGACGCGGGTCGGCCGGGCCGTCGAGAAGGGCGAGACCCAGGGCTTCATGAAGGTCGTCGTGGACGCAGAGACCGAGGAGATCCTCGGAGCGGCGATCCTCGGTGTCGGCGGTGACGAGGTGGTGCACGCGATCCTCGACATCATGACCGCGAAAAAGCCCTACACCGCCATTTCGCGCACCATGCACATCCACCCGACCGTCAGCGAACTGGTGCCGACGATGCTGCAGGACCTGAAACCGCTGACGTGA
- a CDS encoding SRPBCC family protein, whose amino-acid sequence MSGREGRLTVDGERAVLTFERRLPFPIEAVWSAITDPDERGQWFGATTIDAREGGSIEMVATGPPLPDDRKKMTGRILVWDPPHVLEHEWRQPIVENGVVRYELRAEGDATVLRFTHRGLSVRNATGFRGGTAAYLDRLGAHLSGAPLPEWSNSRD is encoded by the coding sequence ATGAGCGGGCGCGAAGGCCGCCTCACCGTCGACGGCGAGCGGGCGGTGCTGACCTTCGAGCGCCGGCTGCCGTTCCCGATCGAGGCGGTGTGGTCGGCGATCACCGATCCGGACGAGCGCGGGCAATGGTTCGGCGCGACGACGATCGACGCCCGCGAAGGCGGCAGCATCGAGATGGTCGCCACCGGTCCGCCGCTACCCGATGACCGCAAGAAGATGACCGGGCGCATCCTCGTCTGGGATCCGCCGCATGTCCTCGAGCATGAATGGCGCCAGCCGATCGTCGAGAACGGGGTCGTGCGCTACGAGTTGCGCGCCGAGGGCGACGCCACCGTGCTGCGTTTCACCCACCGCGGCCTCAGCGTCCGCAACGCCACCGGTTTCCGCGGCGGCACCGCCGCCTATCTCGACCGCCTCGGCGCCCACCTGTCCGGTGCGCCCCTACCGGAATGGAGCAATTCGCGTGACTGA
- a CDS encoding VOC family protein, producing the protein MNVTATAISLNVPDPQASADFLSEHVGYTAAMQDDGFVSLEHPGGGPNVVYLRTGLPTFKPAHRAGSAGDGLLLVFVVEDVDAVYEGVRAGGAPVVTAPETEPWGERYCQFEDPNGIIVQFVQWM; encoded by the coding sequence ATGAACGTCACTGCCACGGCGATCTCGCTCAACGTCCCCGACCCACAGGCCTCCGCCGACTTCTTGTCCGAGCATGTCGGGTACACCGCCGCCATGCAGGACGACGGGTTCGTCTCGCTGGAACACCCTGGCGGCGGGCCCAATGTGGTCTATCTGCGCACGGGGCTGCCGACGTTCAAACCGGCCCACCGGGCCGGCAGCGCGGGCGACGGCCTGCTGCTGGTCTTCGTCGTCGAGGACGTCGACGCCGTCTACGAGGGCGTCCGCGCCGGCGGCGCACCCGTCGTCACCGCACCCGAGACCGAACCGTGGGGTGAGCGGTACTGCCAGTTCGAGGATCCGAACGGGATCATCGTGCAGTTCGTCCAGTGGATGTGA
- a CDS encoding HAD family hydrolase, translated as MCAVLFDMDGTLVDSEKLWDVSLAALYDRLGGVITDELRTALVGSSAENTIKTIFADLGLDPDPVAMAEADRWLHDHTGELFAHHGLPWCDGARELLDALAGEAVPMALVTNTQRALTEQALDSIGRHYFSVTVCGDEVPNGKPAADPYLRAAELLGLDPAHCMAVEDSVTGTLAAELAGCPVLVVPNDVVVPPSPRRRHVESLSLLAVDDLRAIHAEVDLASGRRTA; from the coding sequence CTGTGCGCCGTCCTCTTTGATATGGACGGGACGCTCGTCGATTCCGAGAAGCTGTGGGACGTCTCGCTTGCCGCGCTCTACGACCGGCTGGGCGGCGTGATCACCGACGAGCTGCGCACCGCTCTGGTCGGCAGCTCGGCGGAGAACACCATCAAGACGATCTTCGCCGATCTCGGTCTCGACCCCGATCCCGTCGCGATGGCCGAAGCCGACCGCTGGTTGCACGACCACACCGGCGAACTGTTCGCCCACCACGGCCTTCCGTGGTGCGACGGAGCCCGCGAGCTGCTCGACGCCCTTGCGGGCGAAGCGGTTCCGATGGCGCTGGTCACCAACACCCAGCGCGCGCTCACCGAACAGGCACTCGACAGCATCGGCCGCCACTACTTCTCGGTGACCGTCTGTGGCGACGAGGTGCCCAACGGTAAGCCGGCCGCCGACCCCTACCTGCGGGCCGCCGAGCTGCTCGGCCTCGACCCGGCCCACTGCATGGCGGTGGAGGACTCGGTCACCGGCACGCTGGCTGCCGAGCTGGCCGGGTGCCCCGTGCTCGTGGTGCCCAACGACGTGGTCGTCCCGCCGAGCCCGCGCCGCCGGCACGTCGAGTCGCTGAGTCTTCTCGCCGTCGACGATCTGCGGGCGATTCACGCCGAGGTCGACCTCGCCTCAGGTCGACGCACCGCCTGA
- a CDS encoding flavodoxin family protein, producing MTDNGSTASPVCVAVAYHSGFGHTTVLAKAVTDGARAAGAEVVALAVDTLTDDGWRALDDADAIVFGSPTYMGNVSAAFQAFAERTGRRCQEGTWRDKLAAGFTNSGAKSGDKVATLMSLAVFAAQHHMHWVSLGLVAGWNSSAGSPDDLNRLGFFLGAGAQTDVDTGPDGVHPSDVRTCRHLGERVAHVAAQFAAGRTVTSAVSGPAASSAPVR from the coding sequence GTGACTGACAACGGTTCAACGGCTTCGCCCGTATGCGTGGCGGTGGCCTACCACTCGGGCTTCGGTCATACCACCGTCCTCGCGAAGGCGGTCACCGACGGGGCGCGCGCCGCCGGGGCGGAGGTGGTGGCACTCGCGGTCGACACCCTCACCGACGACGGCTGGCGCGCACTCGACGACGCCGACGCCATCGTCTTCGGCAGCCCCACCTACATGGGCAACGTGTCGGCGGCGTTCCAGGCGTTCGCCGAGCGCACGGGGCGGCGGTGCCAAGAGGGCACCTGGCGCGACAAGTTGGCTGCCGGCTTCACGAACTCCGGCGCCAAGAGCGGCGACAAGGTGGCCACGTTGATGTCGCTGGCGGTGTTCGCCGCGCAGCACCACATGCACTGGGTGAGCCTCGGCCTGGTCGCGGGTTGGAACAGTTCGGCGGGCAGTCCGGACGACCTCAACCGACTCGGCTTCTTCTTGGGCGCGGGGGCGCAGACCGACGTCGACACCGGGCCCGACGGAGTGCATCCCTCCGACGTGCGGACCTGTCGGCACTTGGGCGAAAGGGTCGCCCACGTGGCCGCACAGTTCGCGGCCGGACGCACCGTCACGTCAGCGGTTTCAGGTCCTGCAGCATCGTCGGCACCAGTTCGCTGA
- a CDS encoding phosphoribosyl-ATP diphosphatase has translation MGESQPVKTFDALFDELTERARTRPEGSGTVAALDGGVHGLGKKILEEAGEVWLAAEHESDDALAEEISQLLYWTQVLMIARGLSPDDVYRKL, from the coding sequence GTGGGAGAATCGCAGCCCGTGAAGACCTTCGATGCGTTGTTCGACGAGTTGACCGAACGCGCGCGCACCCGGCCTGAGGGCAGCGGCACCGTGGCGGCCCTCGACGGTGGCGTGCACGGCCTGGGCAAGAAGATCCTCGAGGAGGCCGGCGAGGTGTGGCTGGCCGCCGAACACGAGAGTGACGACGCGCTCGCCGAGGAGATCAGCCAGTTGCTGTACTGGACGCAGGTGCTGATGATCGCCCGCGGCCTGTCGCCCGACGACGTCTACCGCAAGCTGTGA
- the hisG gene encoding ATP phosphoribosyltransferase codes for MLRVAVPNKGTLSEPASEILSEAGYRRRTDTKDLTVVDPANNVEFFFLRPKDIAIYVGSGQLDLGITGRDLAAESDAPVRERLALGFGSSTFRYAAPAGRDWAPEDLDGKRIATAFPNLVRKDLTARGIDATVIRLDGAVEISVALGVADAIADVVGSGRTLGLHNLVAFGDSLCDSEAVLIERDGAGDENASTRDQLAARVQGVVFGQQYLMLDYDCPRYVLDRATEVTPGLESPTIAPLADPDWVAVRALVPRRDVNTIMDELAAIGAKAILASDIRFCRF; via the coding sequence ATGCTGAGAGTCGCCGTGCCGAACAAGGGCACGCTGAGTGAACCGGCCTCGGAGATCCTGTCGGAGGCCGGCTATCGGCGCCGCACCGACACCAAGGACCTCACCGTCGTCGACCCGGCCAACAACGTCGAGTTCTTCTTCCTGCGGCCGAAGGACATTGCGATCTACGTCGGATCGGGCCAGCTCGATCTCGGGATCACCGGACGTGACCTGGCCGCCGAATCGGATGCGCCGGTGCGTGAACGGCTGGCGCTGGGCTTCGGATCCTCGACCTTCCGCTACGCCGCACCCGCCGGACGCGACTGGGCGCCGGAGGATCTCGACGGTAAGCGAATCGCCACCGCCTTCCCGAATCTGGTGCGAAAAGACCTGACCGCCAGGGGGATCGACGCGACCGTCATCCGCCTCGACGGTGCGGTGGAGATCTCGGTGGCCCTCGGTGTCGCCGACGCGATCGCCGATGTGGTCGGCTCGGGCCGCACGCTCGGCCTGCACAACCTCGTCGCCTTCGGTGACTCGCTGTGCGACTCGGAGGCGGTGCTGATCGAGCGCGACGGCGCCGGTGACGAGAATGCCTCCACGCGTGACCAACTGGCCGCCAGGGTGCAGGGCGTCGTCTTCGGCCAGCAGTACCTGATGCTGGATTACGACTGCCCGCGTTACGTGCTGGACCGGGCCACCGAGGTGACGCCGGGACTGGAATCGCCCACCATCGCGCCGCTGGCCGACCCGGACTGGGTCGCGGTCCGTGCGTTGGTGCCACGGCGCGACGTCAACACCATCATGGACGAGCTGGCGGCGATCGGCGCGAAGGCGATCCTCGCCTCGGACATCCGGTTCTGCCGCTTCTGA
- a CDS encoding DUF4126 family protein — MTHALVLLLALLIGVVAGLRAFTAPAAVAWAAMLNWIVLDGTWAQWVAHPVTVGVLTVLAVGELVTDQLPKTPSRKTPMQFIARLISGGFAGAVIGTAWGYTFGGLGAGVIGAVLGTLGGYEARKRLVAANGGRDLPIALLEDGVAVAGGIIIAWLTSVV; from the coding sequence ATGACGCATGCCCTAGTCCTGCTTCTGGCGCTGCTGATAGGGGTGGTCGCCGGGCTGCGCGCGTTCACCGCACCCGCGGCCGTCGCGTGGGCGGCGATGCTGAACTGGATCGTCCTCGACGGGACGTGGGCGCAGTGGGTGGCCCACCCGGTCACGGTGGGGGTGCTGACCGTCCTGGCCGTCGGCGAACTCGTCACCGACCAGCTACCCAAAACGCCGAGCCGCAAGACACCCATGCAGTTCATCGCCCGGCTGATCTCCGGCGGTTTCGCCGGCGCGGTCATCGGAACCGCCTGGGGGTACACGTTCGGCGGACTGGGAGCCGGTGTGATCGGCGCCGTCCTCGGCACACTGGGTGGATACGAGGCCCGCAAACGTCTGGTCGCAGCCAACGGCGGGCGTGACCTGCCGATCGCACTGCTCGAGGACGGTGTCGCCGTAGCCGGCGGGATCATCATCGCGTGGCTCACTTCGGTGGTATGA
- a CDS encoding ArsR/SmtB family transcription factor — protein sequence MDVFEAVAEPSRRALIDALADGERTAGELVSTLPGLTQPTVSRHLRVLREVGLVEVRPDAQRRIYALRADGLVEIGVWIDRYRRFWAGHLDDLEQHLHHRARESR from the coding sequence ATGGACGTTTTCGAAGCTGTCGCCGAGCCCAGCCGGCGGGCGCTCATCGATGCGCTGGCCGACGGTGAGCGCACGGCGGGTGAACTGGTCTCGACACTGCCCGGGCTGACCCAACCGACGGTCTCGCGACACCTCCGGGTGCTCCGCGAGGTGGGACTGGTCGAGGTGCGACCGGACGCACAGCGGCGCATCTACGCACTGCGCGCCGACGGGCTCGTGGAGATCGGCGTATGGATCGACCGATACCGCCGCTTCTGGGCCGGACACCTCGACGACCTCGAGCAGCACCTGCACCACCGCGCGCGGGAGTCTCGATGA
- a CDS encoding sugar porter family MFS transporter, with protein MAGHGGAPVGGDLPVGDGQFASGKTAVRIASVAALGGLLFGYDSAVINGAVDSIQEDFGIGNASLGFAVASALLGAAAGAMTAGRIADRIGRIAVMKIAAVLFLISAFGTGFAHEVWTVVLFRIVGGIGVGVASVIAPAYIAETSPPSIRGRLGSLQQLAIVSGIFLSFVVNWLLQYAAGGPNEPLWFGVDAWRWMFLAMAVPAVVYGALAFTIPESPRYLVASHKIPEARKVLSTLLGQKNLEITINRIRETLEREDKPSWRDLRKPTGGLFGIVWVGLGLSIFQQFVGINVIFYYSNVLWQAVGFSADESAVYTVITSVINVLTTLIAIALIDKIGRKPLLLIGSSGMAVTLITMAIIFANATLDAEGNPSLPGASGVIALIAANLFVVAFGMSWGPVVWVLLGEMFPNRIRAAALGLAAAGQWAANWLITVTFPGLREHLGLAYGFYGLCAILSGLFVWRWVMETKGVSLEDMHGEILKGEGLPTAAKEG; from the coding sequence ATGGCTGGTCACGGAGGGGCGCCGGTAGGTGGCGATCTGCCGGTCGGGGATGGGCAGTTCGCCTCCGGAAAGACTGCAGTCCGAATCGCCTCGGTGGCCGCTCTCGGCGGCCTCCTGTTCGGCTACGACAGCGCGGTGATCAACGGCGCCGTCGACTCCATCCAGGAGGACTTCGGCATCGGCAACGCGTCGCTGGGATTCGCTGTCGCGTCGGCGCTGCTGGGCGCCGCCGCCGGAGCCATGACCGCGGGCCGTATCGCCGACCGGATCGGTCGCATCGCGGTGATGAAGATCGCGGCGGTGCTGTTCCTGATCAGTGCGTTCGGCACCGGTTTCGCCCACGAGGTGTGGACAGTGGTGCTCTTCCGGATCGTCGGCGGTATCGGCGTCGGCGTCGCTTCGGTGATCGCGCCGGCCTACATCGCCGAGACATCGCCGCCGAGCATCCGCGGACGGCTGGGCTCCCTGCAACAGCTGGCCATTGTGTCCGGCATCTTCCTGTCGTTCGTGGTGAACTGGCTGCTGCAGTACGCCGCCGGCGGTCCCAACGAGCCGCTGTGGTTCGGCGTCGACGCGTGGCGCTGGATGTTCCTGGCGATGGCGGTGCCCGCCGTCGTGTACGGCGCGTTGGCCTTCACCATCCCGGAATCGCCGCGGTATCTCGTTGCCAGCCACAAGATCCCGGAGGCCCGCAAGGTACTCAGCACGCTGCTCGGGCAGAAGAACCTGGAGATCACCATCAACCGCATCCGGGAGACCCTGGAGCGCGAGGACAAGCCGTCGTGGCGGGATCTGCGCAAACCGACCGGCGGGCTCTTCGGCATCGTCTGGGTGGGTCTCGGGTTGTCGATCTTCCAGCAGTTCGTCGGTATCAACGTGATCTTCTACTACTCCAACGTGCTGTGGCAGGCGGTCGGCTTCAGCGCTGACGAATCGGCGGTCTACACCGTCATCACGTCGGTGATCAATGTGCTGACCACGCTCATCGCGATCGCGCTGATCGACAAGATCGGCCGCAAACCGCTGCTGCTCATCGGTTCCTCGGGGATGGCGGTCACGCTGATCACGATGGCGATCATCTTCGCCAACGCGACGCTCGACGCCGAAGGCAACCCGAGCCTGCCCGGTGCCTCCGGGGTGATCGCACTGATCGCGGCGAACCTGTTCGTGGTGGCGTTCGGTATGTCCTGGGGTCCGGTGGTCTGGGTGCTGCTCGGCGAGATGTTCCCCAACCGCATCCGCGCCGCCGCGCTTGGCCTGGCCGCCGCCGGGCAGTGGGCGGCCAACTGGCTGATCACCGTCACCTTCCCCGGCCTGCGTGAGCACCTCGGCCTGGCCTACGGCTTCTACGGGCTGTGCGCGATCCTGTCGGGTCTGTTCGTCTGGCGGTGGGTGATGGAGACCAAGGGTGTGTCGCTGGAGGACATGCACGGCGAGATCCTCAAGGGCGAGGGCCTGCCAACGGCCGCCAAGGAGGGCTGA